tcactcgaaccaaagccagacgaagaggataaagtcgaagagaagctgccagcggaagcattgggagaaacggaactattcgccatctcaaataacaagaacgtgcgaatagcggctggactctcagaagaaacaaagaaagccattaccgaggtattgatccaatgcgagtcagcattcgccgctccgaatgaagtgctgaaaggaataagtccagatatagaaacccatcgtttgaatgtggacaaaggtgcaaccccagtgcgacaaaaAAAGAGAGGGcacgctccagagcggcagaaggcgattgaaaaagctgtggcggatttgctaaagtcagatgcgattcgagaagtcacctatccggagtggctagccaatgtggtgctagtcaaaaagccaaatggaacgtacagaatgtgcgtcgacttcaaagatctgaacaaggcatgtccgaaggatatgtatccgcttcctaacattgatatattggtagatgggactgcaggatatgaagctttatcattcaccgacgtgaaatccagttaccatcagatacccatggagaaggcggatgaaatcaaaacatcgttcataactcaccaggcgacttattgcttcaaggtgatgccctttgggatgatgaacaagatattttcagacaaatccggcgagaacttctcgatctacgttgatgacatgatcatcaaaagcaagaaaatgcaagaccacccgcaggatatcaaagaaatcctggaagtgctaatcaaatatggcctcaaattgaacccagagaaatgcacattcggagcaagagcgggaaagttcctgggtttcattgttagcggcaagggagttgaggcgaatcccgagaaggttaaagcagtaatggagatgaaaacgccgaggagcataagagaagtacagagactaaatgggcggttggtggcattagggcgattcatatcatgctcagctaggagatgtcaacctttctacaatgccatcaaaaaatccaaggcctttgaatggacgccggattgtcaagaagcattcgaggggataaagtgattactgtgttatccgcccttaatgagcaggccggaggagggagaagatttatttctctacgtatccgtcaccaatatggcgatatgcactgtgatggtgcgagaagaagaagggcaacaatatccagtgtactacgtgagcaaagtcttgaaggatgcagaactccggtattcgaagttggacaaaatggccctcgcagtgataaccacggcggctagattgaaaccatactttcaggcgcatactatcattgtgagaactggcatcccaatgcgaaaggtactacagaaacctgacgcatccggccggttgatggaatggtcaattcgcctgggtgaattcgatattcgctatgaaggaagaccggCGCTAAAGAGtcaagtactcgccgatttcgtgaatgaattcacctgggatgatgagGAATGgccgaaaacacaaaaagaagagtggagcatgtacacagatggggcattatctacagatggagctgggctgggagtcgtcatcaagggcccggaggttattcgcctatgctatgcagcaaaattaactttcaaaactacaaATAACGCCGCAGAGTacgaagcaatgatatgcggattgaagttgctcaatgaactcaccccagaaagggtggtaatctacagcgattccaaactcatgataaaccagatcacaaaaaattatctggtgaagcaggaggagctagtaaaataccatcaggtggtcGGCAGATTGagacaagagttaacgcacaagggagtcgtttgggagatggtgcatgttccgcgaggccaaaatgcaaaggctgacgaattggcaaaagcagcggcaagtagagaaccatggagtcaaaaggcatgcaatttggaaataaaatcggcaccagcattcgaggttgatcagattatggtcatcgaagaactggaagacgatgaagattggcggatgcccatccgccaatatctggagcaaggagatttaccggttgataagagcttagccagaaagctaattgggcagtcagctcgATACTCAGTTCGGGATGGAattttgtatcggaaatcgtacacatgtccatggttgaaatgcattagtcgcaacgaaggagactacgtgctgcgagaactatatgaaggaatttgtggcgcgcacgaagcttcggcggcgttggcaagaaaggtcaaactgatgggatactactgccccaaggtggtggaagattctcagaagatggttgcggaatgtcacaattgtcaaatacatgcgaatgaaaagcatgttcccggagccgaacaaatcgctataatgacggcgtggccattcgcaacatggggaatcgatatagtgggcccattcccagaaacgacaaagaaaaggaagtacttgatagtcgcagttgaccacttcagcaaatgggtagaagcggaggcagtaaccgcacaaacacctgagcgaatgatcgagttcttaagagagaacattatcatgcgatttggaatcccgtaAAAGCtcataaccgacaatggcacccaattcaactgtgccaagttcaaagcatactgcgaaagcatgagaatcaaaaatcatttttcttccgtaaaccatccccaatcgaatggtatgacggaggttaccaacagggccatgattcaaggcatcaagaagcggctaggagacaaaaaaaacaggttgggcggatgagataccccatatgttgtgggcatacagaacctctatAAAGGCAGCAataggcgaaacacctttctcgctagtttatggagccgaagcagtcctacctgttgaaatcaagtcgtccacagatcggataatttattattgcgacacacaaaatcctattaacattagagatgctttggattctgtggaggaacgaagagaaaaagcttacatgcgaatgatagtgtaccgcaatagaatcaagaaatatcatgacagaagagtgcgaaaagtaataatcaacgagaacgacttggtcttgaaaaaagcggataaaatacaatccagagatggcaaaggcaagctgggcgtcaactggatcggaccatacaaagtatccaagaagctgggaccagccacttttgaaatagaagaaatgagcggaaagaagctcccgcgcacctggaatctagagaatctacgcctatataaaaagaccgagtagttcgaggaaatgacgagtactctttttccttttatgagttttttccattgggttttctgataaaaggttttaatgaggctttgatcccacacagttggtgTACCTATGTAATAAAGCTTTTcactttatcaataaaggtattcaattattacatttattcaatatgttacgtccgaatgcggattgttcttaaaaacacataaatgtgttgcctatcaaagaaaggcggatgcatgattacgcatcactcgcaaaacccttagggttaaactcaaaaaacacataaatgtgttgcctattaaagaaaggcggatgcatgattacgcatcactcgcaaaaccttatgattaaccttatgattatattattttcgaaagaaaaataatagagtaaggcataaaattaagcgaataaacgagtactcaaaaattgcaaaaagggtttggccaccctagcgaaagcaaaaattactatgaagaattacaagtatgaagtcggcaaaaggcaaggatcatacatgaaaataaagtgacaataatcgcatgtataggcaaagcggcaagtgaaagaaaattaatatatacgggcagtttgttacatacaaaaagtccaaatataaattaaactatgctacagcttcctctccttcacccctattgctttcctcgcctccagcgactccctcatctcctctagtgggcggatctacttcaagcgaatcctcaaccctcgaatcaataactgcttcagagggcggtacctcttgctcaggctgagagatgtcctgcggtgccccttcttccgcattccgggtagggatctcgccgataattggagattcctgaaaactcttccaatctaagaggagcacctcatccatatcagcatcctcggcttccagcttgtcccacttctcagttaaatccttttcagggatgggaaccttggggcggttaagtacgagaccctgatgtccatgctcataagcggcatgaatccactccccataccagtagatgcgggcaccgtcttcagccagaatttcctcagccctcttcttttgtgtctccttggaatcagctagatcatcgagggcctttcgcaactcatcggacttagcctgaagagatttaagagcctcctccttctcgctcacagccttctgaagggcgccttctaggaccttcaccttcccttggacatcatcataaagcgacttctgagtcgccaattcagtaccaagaccttccaactccttggctcgctcggcatcccttcggagaatgccctcagcgaaattgataatctgcatataagacggctcacgaataaaaaagggcgaatagaaataggcggttacaatggacgcaagatccttgaaagagaatgacaagaaacaatatacctctacagaacgcttctcgatcccctccacagcggtagggagcggtacttgttcgcgcacacgggaagcagagggaagccgcccgaggacattgcatatggaagagacaatgtccttgcaagaaaaactcacggccatgccaaaggtcctagtccaccatccgctgatgtcgggaattggctgcaaaggcgtaaagaaaaatatcaagagaacagcagatagctcatgaggaaaaaagtagcaatatagaaagagggaatagatcaagatacctcgtgaattggggtactgctctttcctttggatgaggcggatacgggtgtaccgccaacagtaagggacgcggaggtgttcttcttcttgggacgagaagactctgtatccgcacttatcttccgcttcctcgtcaaaggaagatcctcggaggcagaagcgggaccttgtgaaacggaggcccttacaggagaagccgcctcaatggaaggaatcgttcctccagaagaatccgcccctacaacggaagcggttcccgccatccgcttcttccttctcgctagggctttagcctcccgatctgtagcgatttgagataaaggatcacccctgcaaagggttaaaagaaatcatcaacttggaaataaaaagtaccttgtacaaaaacgcgataagggatatagaccacgcgatccccctcgcggtaggcaatcgctactcggctccttagtatatggaaggcctgatcatatgtccatacaaaaggaggggtactcttcaggaactcgatgacagcggattcttccttgctggggtaaccgaagttcaaactcttcacattgggccggccccaacggcgaaggaagttcagatttccctcattaaacttgataaaaaaagtaagagcgatcccactcgcggatcttgttcagcttctcgtcaaaaccatagtatccgctctggcggatgaaagtgaaatatcccgccgaactcttgaaatgatgaagcttggagaaaattttgagcgagaaaggaacctccaaacaatccgccagaaatttatccagggtcaagtcggcccatccgtttggatgtaactgcccgggtgcgattccgtaaccgccgaggacggaagcaatctcatccgccagcggataagtgaagccgcagataatttgggcgacgaaaatggtgaaatacccctttaggtaatcgcccggtcctctatcctccccgggaatgatggtctcgagaccttggagccaaggatattgcacccgcaaatcctcaatggtctcgcgacaaactaggcttcccgacctatccctctttggtaacaaacggggggttgggacaggtggcggaatcaacttcttagggtcaaaatctagaccctcgtcggttgtattcgccagatggaggaagtcagcggggtgggaatcagacccatgagaactggttgaaacttcatcaaccatctcatcaacttcaTGAGAAACCTCACGGACGTAGTTctcatcgaacggtgcgaagtcgaggtcggggttcgacatgttgaggaaaagaaataaacagaagtaaaaagccgaacaaggTACAAGTTATgaagaggaaaacttacatgggaaagacaacacagagaagtgacggaaataagaggtcaacgccggaaaagatgacgccggaaaagaaataacgaaagaggaaaaattcacaagtttttgaattttgaatagacaagcaaaaacgaagcgtcccctatgaacagaccctaaagggctcttgtatcaaactaaaggggaggcatgtgatgacccgcgaggctaaaccaggtcatattcatttcgcaggcccagcccatacttagacccatggtctaagatcggatgggacccgaataaaggaagcggacgcagcgagtaaccgccccgaatgggacccgaataagcggaaacgggtgaagcgagtaaccgccccgaattcctaaacggagcatcaaaactcccactcaaaaccacgttcgttgccatgaaagccacgaaagggacatggcctaaaaagggggaaccgccctcagaacgtggcccactaaggagtaaccgccctcggcggttacctaaaaaacacctataaaaggccttaagaacaagggaaaaaggtacgttcacattttttgccctacaatattattgtcaaattaccaaccctcttacaaaaactgacttgatcgtcggagagttttcccggagatcctgtctccggttctgttctgcaggtaactccggcagggaatatcaaatcggatccggcaagttatcagcATCATAAGGAGTAGTGGTGGGCAAATTGATGACAACAAGCTGACCATCCCCATCTGAAGTCAACCGGAACCGGAACTTTCCGGTGGAGAAATTTGTCTCTCGTAGCCTAGAACTAAGAAAACTCCCACCTCTTTCTAGTTTCTGTCCAGGCAACAATGTATCTCTTGGATCGTTGAAGCTCTGCCATAACGTTTCAGCTGCTCTATTTTTAACCTGGAAATTTCCTGTATCATTCATCAAACCATAGCCTGCTTCTCCCACACTTACTCCAGAGCTCCATATCTCTTTGCCTTGAGGATCAGTGAGCAGTAGCCCACTTTCAGAAGTT
The DNA window shown above is from Euphorbia lathyris chromosome 1, ddEupLath1.1, whole genome shotgun sequence and carries:
- the LOC136221958 gene encoding uncharacterized protein, whose protein sequence is MAGTASVVGADSSGGTIPSIEAASPVRASVSQGPASASEDLPLTRKRKISADTESSRPKKKNTSASLTVGGTPVSASSKGKSSTPIHEPIPDISGWWTRTFGMAVSFSCKDIVSSICNVLGRLPSASRVREQVPLPTAVEGIEKRSVEIINFAEGILRRDAERAKELEGLGTELATQKSLYDDVQGKVKVLEGALQKAVSEKEEALKSLQAKSDELRKALDDLADSKETQKKRAEEILAEDGARIYWYGEWIHAAYEHGHQGLVLNRPKVPIPEKDLTEKWDKLEAEDADMDEVLLLDWKSFQESPIIGEIPTRNAEEGAPQDISQPEQEVPPSEAVIDSRVEDSLEVDPPTRGDEGVAGGEESNRGEGEEAVA